A window from Zingiber officinale cultivar Zhangliang chromosome 7A, Zo_v1.1, whole genome shotgun sequence encodes these proteins:
- the LOC122003051 gene encoding uncharacterized monothiol glutaredoxin ycf64-like: MASLTAAAVASAAVFSPTPPNSFLGPLPFRSSYAVTSSLSVTRRLPHNRSDFTLIAQRRWMRPKAPGPYLSVRCSSALSPELKSTIDKVVQSQKVVLFMKGTKEFPQCGFSDTVVQVLNSLNVPFEALNILENEVLRQGMKEYSNWPTFPQLYIDGEFFGGCEIVVESYKVGQLQEVLEKALQS, from the exons ATGGCCTCGCTGACCGCCGCTGCCGTCGCTTCTGCCGCCGTATTCTCTCCTACTCCTCCCAATTCCTTCCTCGGCCCTCTTCCTTTCCGGTCATCTTACGCAGTCACGAGTTCCCTCTCGGTCACTCGCCGTCTCCCGCACAATCGGAGCGACTTCACTCTGATCGCCCAGCGGCGGTGGATGAGGCCGAAGGCCCCGGGTCCGTATCTCTCCGTGAGGTGCTCCTCCG CTTTGAGTCCGGAGCTGAAATCGACAATCGATAAGGTTGTGCAATCGCAAAAGGTGGTGCTCTTTATGAAGGGAACCAAAGAATTCCCTCAGTGTGGCTTCTCGGACACTGTGGTGCAGGTGTTGAACTCCCTAAACGTGCCTTTTGAGGCGCTGAACATACTTGAGAACGAAGTGCTACGCCAGGGAATGAAGGAGTACTCAAATTGGCCTACTTTTCCCCAACTCTACATCGACGGAGAGTTCTTTGGTGGCTGCGAGATCGTCGTCG AATCTTACAAGGTCGGGCAACTGCAAGAGGTATTAGAGAAAGCTTTGCAATCTTGA
- the LOC122003046 gene encoding probable protein phosphatase 2C 68, which yields MAVPGRAMATRGQGHRRVICPRQGPSVARLAPPSPFMRRRRVQFSPGSSVALDLEMAEICCDVAVAEVAKEASVASREAVSRLERRRRMGIRRFRLVADAGDQTAEAGRKRRRLSCSGEVAVGETRLSLEPPRMGIERPAFGVVSICGRSRDMEDAFSVRPDFDRTGPTHHFFGVYDGHGCSHVAGLCRDRMHELVEEEMLRLGPGSPPSEAWTGLMKRSFSLMDSLAVARRLEAAGVGSNRANPRCRCELQTLKCDTVGSTAVVAVVGLSNIVVANCGDSRAVLCRGGAPIPLSSDHKPDRPDELSRIEAAGGRVIYWQGARVLGVLAMSRAIGDGYLKPYVTSEPEVTVTERSEADEFLLLGSDGLWDVMTNEMACDVVRTCFDRAKALNSDKACSDAATLLAKLALARHSADNVTVVVVDLRKPAKSLQESTCN from the exons ATGGCGGTCCCCGGGCGGGCGATGGCGACGCGCGGGCAGGGGCATCGTCGAGTCATCTGCCCGCGGCAGGGTCCTTCTGTTGCCCGCCTTGCCCCTCCCTCTCCATTTATGAGGCGTCGCCGTGTCCAGTTCTCTCCCGGCTCCTCTGTAGCTCTGGATCTGGAGATGGCGGAGATCTGCTGCGACGTGGCGGTGGCCGAGGTGGCGAAGGAGGCGTCGGTGGCCTCCCGCGAGGCCGTATCGCGCCTTGAGAGGCGGCGCCGGATGGGGATTCGACGGTTCAGGCTCGTCGCCGATGCCGGGGATCAGACTGCGGAAGCGGGGCGAAAGAGGCGGCGGTTGAGTTGCTCTGGGGAGGTGGCGGTGGGGGAGACGAGACTGAGTTTGGAGCCACCGCGCATGGGGATCGAGCGGCCGGCGTTCGGGGTGGTGTCGATTTGCGGACGGAGTAGAGATATGGAGGACGCCTTCTCCGTCCGCCCTGATTTTGATCGGACGGGGCCGACTCACCATTTCTTCGGCGTCTACGATGGCCATGGCTGCTCCCAT GTGGCCGGTCTGTGCCGAGATCGGATGCACGAACTGGTGGAAGAGGAGATGTTGAGGCTGGGACCTGGATCGCCACCCTCGGAGGCGTGGACGGGGTTGATGAAGCGGAGCTTCTCGCTTATGGACTCGTTGGCGGTCGCGCGGCGACTTGAAGCCGCTGGCGTCGGCTCCAACCGTGCGAACCCTCGCTGCCGCTGCGAGCTCCAGACCCTGAAATGCGACACTGTCGGGTCTACTGCCGTCGTCGCTGTCGTGGGGCTTTCAAATATCGTTGTGGCCAACTGCGGTGACTCGCGCGCCGTTCTTTGCCGCGGAGGCGCACCTATCCCGCTCTCCTCCGATCACAAG CCAGACAGGCCGGATGAGCTCAGCCGGATCGAGGCTGCCGGCGGCCGCGTCATCTACTGGCAAGGCGCTCGAGTTCTCGGCGTGCTCGCCATGTCTCGAGCCATAG GCGACGGCTATTTAAAGCCCTACGTGACGTCGGAGCCGGAGGTGACGGTGACGGAGCGGAGCGAAGCGGACGAGTTCCTCCTCCTCGGCAGCGACGGACTGTGGGACGTGATGACCAACGAGATGGCCTGCGACGTGGTCCGCACGTGCTTCGACCGGGCGAAGGCGCTGAACAGCGACAAGGCGTGCTCAGATGCGGCAACGCTGCTGGCAAAGCTGGCGCTCGCAAGGCACAGCGCTGACAACGTCACTGTCGTCGTCGTCGACCTGAGAAAGCCAGCGAAATCGCTACAAGAATCAACATGTAACTAG
- the LOC122003052 gene encoding uncharacterized protein LOC122003052 has translation MSGLASIDRVSASDPKSALALQRLVQAAVWFLGENANYAASEYAWESATPPGTALMMLDADKMVAAASSRNPTLAGALTRLQRCAFSGSWEVRIIAAQALITIAIRSGEPYRLQIYEFLHALSLGGVQSQFSQSQLSNGEDQGASGIGIGSLISPMLKVLDEMYRAQDDLIRDMRNHDNNKQEWTDDELKKLYETHERLLDLVSLFCFVPRGKYLPIGPTSDKLIDIYRDRHNISASSGLNDPAVTTGISDLVYESKQVDVKPSNAIDPELAMAWAAGLDDGMWENNAPAMEKVNEFLAGAGTDAPDVEEEENLTSRPSVTYDDLWAKSILETYEAEGDDARSSGSSSPESTGSVETSISSHFGGSNYPSLFSSRPSGYGISQTSENRSGTNVRRFNNTSTGGAGFEGIGSPVKEEPPSYSSMLQRYESFENPLAGAGARSFVSQDDHTSTQNPQFGKALYDFTAGGDDELSLTAGEEVEIDYEVDGWYYVKKKRPGRDGRMGGLVPVLYISSS, from the exons ATGTCAGGACTTGCATCTATTGATAGAGTGTCTGCGTCAGATCCGAAGTCTGCTTTGGCATTGCAGAGATTAGTGCAGGCTGCG GtgtggtttttgggtgaaaatgCAAATTATGCTGCTTCTGAATATGCTTGGGAGTCAGCAACACCTCCTGGCACTGCACTTATGATGTTAGATGCTGATAAAATGGTGGCAGCTGCAAGTTCTAGAAATCCTACACTTGCTGGGGCTTTGACACGGCTTCAAAGGTGTGCCTTTAGTGGAAGCTGGGAG GTTCGGATAATTGCTGCTCAAGCCTTAATCACTATTGCAATCAGATCTGGAGAGCCTTATCGACTACAGATATATGAATTCTTGCATGCTTTATCTCTAGGTGGTGTTCAATCTCAGTTTTCACAATCACAACTTAGTAATGGGGAAGATCAAGGTGCTAGTGGTATTGGTATTGGGTCTTTAATTAGTCCTATGCTAAAAGTACTTGATGAGATGTACAGGGCACAAGATGATTTAATCAG AGATATGCGGAACCATGACAACAACAAACAAGAATGGACAGATGACGAACTAAAGAAACTTTACGAGACTCATGAGCgacttcttgatttggtttcatTGTTCTGCTTTGTCCCAAGGGGAAAGTATCTTCCTATTGGTCCTACCAG TGACAAACTCATTGACATATACCGTGACCGACATAACATTAGTGCATCTTCTGGTTTGAATGATCCAGCTGTAACAACAGGGATATCTGATTTGGTGTATGAATCTAAACAAGTTGATGTAAAGCCATCTAATGCTATTGATCCTGAATTGGCAATGGCTTGGGCAGCAGGTTTAGATGATGGTATGTGGGAAAATAATGCACCAGCAATGGAGAAG GTAAATGAATTTCTTGCGGGTGCTGGAACTGATGCTCCGGATGTTGAGGAGGAAGAGAATTTAACTTCTCGGCCATCAGTGACATATGACGACCTATGGGCTAAGTCTATTCTTGAAACTTATGAAGCTGAG GGAGATGATGCGAGATCGTCAGGGTCATCGTCTCCTGAATCAACTGGCTCTGTGGAAACATCTATATCATCCCATTTTGGTGGTTCGAACTATCCGTCATTGTTCAGTTCACGTCCATCAGGCTATGGGATTTCACAAACTTCA GAAAACAGGTCAGGAACCAATGTGAGGCGGTTCAACAACACATCTACTGGTGGTGCAGGTTTCGAGGGAATTGGATCTCCG GTTAAGGAAGAACCACCATCGTACTCATCTATGCTTCAGAGATACGAGTCCTTCGAAAATCCTTTAGCAGGGGCTGGTGCACGGAGTTTTGTCTCACAGGATGATCACACAAGTACACAAAATCCACAATTTGGGAAAGCCTTATATGACTTCACCGCAGGTGGTGATGATGAG TTAAGCTTAACAGCTGGAGAGGAGGTGGAAATTGATTACGAAGTCGACGGTTGGTACTAT GTGAAGAAAAAACGACCTGGAAGAGATGGGAGAATGGGCGGACTGGTTCCAGTTCTCTACATCAGTTCATCTTGA
- the LOC122003050 gene encoding tropinone reductase homolog At5g06060-like — MGEVTGGAGASLAAARWTLQGTTALVTGGTRGIGHSVVEELARLGASVYTCSRKEDELAQCLSKWAALGFRVTGSVCDLSVREQRERLIRDVSAAFDGKLNILVNNAGTNVRNPTVDYSAEEFSLIMATNLDSAYHLCQIAHPLLKASGVGSIVFISSVGGVVAINTGSIYAATKGAINQITKNLACEWAKDNIRVNAVAPWYIKTSMVEHLLADKDFVQRIVDRTPLGRVGEPEEVSSLVAYLCLPAASFITGQIISVDGGMTVNGAFYTDPGLSCVFRNILE, encoded by the exons ATGGGAGAAGTCACGGGCGGCGCCGGCGCTAGCCTTGCGGCGGCGAGATGGACTCTCCAAGGCACCACAGCTCTCGTCACCGGAGGAACCAGAGGCATCGG GCACTCCGTGGTGGAGGAATTAGCGAGATTGGGGGCGTCGGTGTACACTTGCTCCCGCAAGGAGGACGAGCTCGCCCAGTGCTTGAGCAAATGGGCGGCCCTAGGGTTCCGCGTCACTGGTTCCGTCTGCGATCTCTCCGTCAGGGAGCAGAGAGAGCGTTTGATCCGGGACGTCTCTGCTGCCTTCGACGGAAAGCTCAACATCCTT GTAAACAATGCTGGAACAAATGTAAggaatccaacggttgactataGTGCAGAGGAATTCTCATTGATCATGGCTACAAACCTTGACTCAGCTTACCATCTTTGCCAAATTGCACATCCTCTTCTTAAAGCATCTGGAGTAGGAAGTATAGTGTTCATTTCCTCTGTTGGTGGGGTGGTAGCGATAAATACTGGCTCCATTTATGCAGCAACCAAAG GTGCAATAAATCAAATTACAAAAAACTTGGCCTGTGAGTGGGCAAAAGATAACATTAGAGTCAATGCTGTTGCACCATGGTACATCAAGACTTCAATGGTGGAACAT CTTCTCGCCGACAAAGATTTCGTCCAAAGGATAGTCGATCGAACGCCACTGGGACGAGTCGGAGAGCCGGAGGAAGTTTCATCCCTGGTGGCCTACCTCTGCCTGCCTGCTGCTTCATTCATAACTGGGCAGATAATCTCCGTCGACGGAGGAATGACCGTGAACGGCGCTTTTTACACAG ATCCAGGACTAAGCTGTGTATTCAGAAATATTTTGGAGTAA